A stretch of Episyrphus balteatus chromosome 2, idEpiBalt1.1, whole genome shotgun sequence DNA encodes these proteins:
- the LOC129910307 gene encoding farnesol dehydrogenase-like isoform X1 has product MERWQNRVAVVTGASSGIGEAIAKDFATTGLRVVALGRRLERLDENRSKLSADLQKRYFTRKCDVTNEAEVISTFEWIEKTLGGTDILVNNAGVSGRGGGNLVTMESDFMDKVLHTNVKGLVYCTKAAYKSMQARKFDGHIVHINSIAGHGIPNVTPGMSFNMYPPSKFCVTAINETIRCELRNLGTKIKTTSVSPGLVRTELSPKEFYDSVGIYLNPEDISQAVLYAVSTPPHVQIHEITVKPVGENF; this is encoded by the exons ATGGAACGTTGGCAAAATAGAGTAGCAGTAGTAACAGGAGCAAGTAGTGGAATTGGTGAAGCTATTGCCAAGGATTTCGCTACAACAGGACTTCGAGTTGTAGCTCTTGGTCGTCGTTTAGAGCGTTTAGATGAAAATCGTTCAAAACTATCAGCAGATCTTCAGAAACGCTATTTCACTCGCAAGTGTGATGTAACGAATGAGGCTGAAGTCATATCCACCTTTGAATGGATTGAAAAAACTCTTGGCGGAACAGATATTCTTGTCAATAATGCTGGAGTCAGTGGTCGTGGTGGTGGAAATTTAGTGACAATGGAGAGTGATTTTATGGACAAAGTTCTGCATACAAATGTTAAGGGTTTAGTCTATTGTACAAAGGCGGCTTATAAAAGCATGCAAGCAAGAAAGTTTGATGGGCATATCGTGCATATAAACAGCATAGCTGGACACGGAATACCTAATGTAACACCAGGAATGAGTTTTAATATGTATCCGCCATCAAAATTCTGTGTAACTGCAATAAATGAGACAATTCGTTGTGAATTAAGAAATTTGGGAACCAAAATTAAGACCACT aGTGTAAGTCCCGGACTTGTTCGGACGGAACTTTCTCCAAAAGAATTTTATGATAGTGTTGGAATTTACCTTAATCCAGAAGATATATCGCAAGCTGTTTTGTATGCCGTTTCTACTCCACCACATgtgcaaattcatgaaattaCTGTGAAGCCAGTTGGAGAGAACTTTTAA
- the LOC129910723 gene encoding farnesol dehydrogenase-like, with amino-acid sequence MERWQNRVAVVTGASSGIGEAISKDFAKAGLQVVALGRRLERLDENRSKLSAELQKRYFTRKCDVTNEAEVIATFDWIEQALGGTDILVNNAGVTGRDCGNLVTMESDIMDKILHTNVKGLVYCTKAAFKSMQARKFDGHIVHINSIAGHSVPHMPGTSSNIYSPSKFCVTAINETIRCELRNLGTKIKTTSVSPGIVRTELNPKEVYDTIGICLNPEDISQAVMYAVSTPPHVQIHEITVKPVGENF; translated from the exons ATGGAACGTTGGCAAAATAGAGTAGCAGTAGTAACAGGAGCAAGTAGTGGAATTGGTGAAGCTATTTCGAAGGATTTCGCTAAAGCAGGACTTCAAGTTGTAGCTCTTGGTAGACGTTTAGAGCGTTTGGATGAAAATCGTTCAAAACTATCAGCAGAATTACAGAAACGCTATTTCACTCGCAAATGTGATGTTACGAATGAGGCTGAAGTCATAGCAACTTTCGATTGGATTGAACAAGCTCTTGGTGGCACAGATATTCTTGTCAATAATGCCGGAGTTACCGGACGTGATTGTGGAAATTTAGTCACAATGGAAAGCGATATTATGGATAAAATTCTACATACAAATGTCAAAGGTTTAGTGTACTGTACGAAGGCAGCTTTTAAGAGTATGCAAGCAAGAAAGTTCGATGGACACATCGTGCATATTAACAGCATAGCTGGACACAGTGTACCTCATATGCCAGGTACAAGTTCTAACATATATTCACCATCAAAGTTTTGTGTGACTGCAATAAATGAAACAATTCGATGTGAGTTAAGGAATTTGGGAACCAAAATTAAGACAACA AGTGTTAGTCCCGGAATTGTTAGGACAGAACTTAACCCAAAGGAAGTTTATGATACTATTGGAATTTGTCTTAATCCAGAAGATATATCACAAGCTGTTATGTATGCCGTTTCTACTCCACCACATGTACAAATTCATGAAATAACCGTGAAGCCCGTTGGAGAGaacttttaa
- the LOC129910480 gene encoding farnesol dehydrogenase-like: MERWQNRVAVVTGASSGIGEAIAKDFATTGLRVVALGRRLERLDENHAKLSTDLQKRYFTRKCDVTNEADVIATFEWIEKTLGGTDILVNNAGVSGRGGGNLVTMESDFMDKILHTNVKGLVYCTKAAFKSMQARKFDGHIVHINSIAGHGIPNVQPGTSFNMYPPSKFCVTAINETIRCELRNLGTKIKTTSVSPGLVRTELAPKEVYDTIGICLNPEDISQAVMYAVSTPPHVQIHEITVKPVGENF, from the exons ATGGAACGTTGGCAAAATAGAGTAGCGGTAGTAACAGGAGCAAGTAGTGGAATTGGTGAAGCAATTGCCAAGGATTTCGCTACAACAGGACTTCGAGTTGTAGCTCTTGGTCGTCGTTTAGAGCGTTTGGATGAAAATCATGCAAAACTATCAACAGATCTACAGAAACGCTATTTTACTCGCAAATGTGATGTTACGAATGAGGCTGATGTCATAGCCACCTTTGAGTGGATTGAAAAAACTCTTGGTGGCACAGATATTCTTGTCAATAATGCTGGAGTCAGTGGTCGTGGTGGTGGAAATTTAGTGACAATGGAAAGTGATTTTATGGACAAAATATTACATACAAATGTCAAAGGCTTAGTGTACTGTACAAAGGCGGCTTTTAAGAGTATGCAAGCAAGAAAATTCGATGGACACATAGTACATATCAATAGCATAGCTGGACATGGTATTCCTAATGTACAACCAGGTACAAGTTTTAATATGTACCCACCATCAAAGTTCTGTGTTACTGCAATAAATGAGACAATTCGTTGTGAGTTGAGAAATTTAGGAACCAAAATTAAGACCACT AGTGTTAGTCCCGGACTTGTACGAACAGAACTTGCTCCAAAAGAAGTTTATGATACTATTGGAATTTGTCTTAATCCAGAAGATATATCGCAAGCTGTAATGTATGCCGTTTCTACTCCACCACATGTACAAATTCATGAAATCACCGTGAAACCAGTTGGAGagaatttttaa
- the LOC129910307 gene encoding farnesol dehydrogenase-like isoform X2, with protein MERWQNRVAVVTGASSGIGEAIAKDFATTGLRVVALGRRLERLDENRSKLSADLQKRYFTRKCDVTNEAEVISTFEWIEKTLGGTDILVNNAGVSGRGGGNLVTMESDFMDKVLHTNVKGLVYCTKAAYKSMQARKFDGHIVHINSIAGHGIPNVTPGMSFNMYPPSKFCVTAINETIRCELRNLGTKIKTTSRTCSDGTFSKRIL; from the exons ATGGAACGTTGGCAAAATAGAGTAGCAGTAGTAACAGGAGCAAGTAGTGGAATTGGTGAAGCTATTGCCAAGGATTTCGCTACAACAGGACTTCGAGTTGTAGCTCTTGGTCGTCGTTTAGAGCGTTTAGATGAAAATCGTTCAAAACTATCAGCAGATCTTCAGAAACGCTATTTCACTCGCAAGTGTGATGTAACGAATGAGGCTGAAGTCATATCCACCTTTGAATGGATTGAAAAAACTCTTGGCGGAACAGATATTCTTGTCAATAATGCTGGAGTCAGTGGTCGTGGTGGTGGAAATTTAGTGACAATGGAGAGTGATTTTATGGACAAAGTTCTGCATACAAATGTTAAGGGTTTAGTCTATTGTACAAAGGCGGCTTATAAAAGCATGCAAGCAAGAAAGTTTGATGGGCATATCGTGCATATAAACAGCATAGCTGGACACGGAATACCTAATGTAACACCAGGAATGAGTTTTAATATGTATCCGCCATCAAAATTCTGTGTAACTGCAATAAATGAGACAATTCGTTGTGAATTAAGAAATTTGGGAACCAAAATTAAGACCACT TCCCGGACTTGTTCGGACGGAACTTTCTCCAAAAGAATTTTATGA